A genomic segment from Nematostella vectensis chromosome 6, jaNemVect1.1, whole genome shotgun sequence encodes:
- the LOC5514676 gene encoding uncharacterized protein LOC5514676 isoform X1, translating to MFPKNPNTDKGEDLEKVKVKSLDEIIRERKQKVLEAQRSDTASETCKENGESDSACTSVTRSGCQVRLFPLTIPIKALPSRPKQMARRGRGKTIVSSHSRPRVNSGSSDSAMETENSKPSIDNTVLDGSIKRELKREENISFEVDEEALLMSESEDGGDNIESSSLSGTSEVDFSDVPLGGSHKEDILDEVLSLHPDDDSMFDDMEDDAEKSGTKRLSGRHSTSKRHSREPSDARELIQARQSKPSEPLKIKSEVDKSKEEEVKEESRNRTERGSKVKREPEWLRDQRSPGEKRFKIPKKPRNARVGFKGARGRGSYHKSQERSMSNDLPDFFQKEGYNTNVKLENLQKSATKLLSYLQEQITNNPIVKEGLSPLLFPSHPTAGLHGNPGILGPAPTSMLAIPGSTMGQRDSHEVPRVTRSGVHNSRVYHERNGPYCDPAHVRPVDLMERSSKPLPPHSLDRLRLERSLGIDHSKNLKQHGNSDVSFSGHSSPREGNSSGHSSPRDGMEVDKPATLKRQSSRQRETCSKVKKLEAKSKTPDCPEGYCWSQFQVGLCSFKFCRLKHFPTTEELQKYKETGVLETESADLPSCDEAVAPPQNAEEQQSGMFDPNIIQAAYNALAKKAAEELENKNLSNVWTILETMSQVDSSPHHVFLKLLQQTLVSCAELPSDPEEVAKVAGQVFELIGTVQSKHTRHDYTTFIHVLCCTGKITRAYEVLKVMKENGIVPTHDVFIDLIRASLEEPDLAFELLKEVKELKLFRTSICSELILLSCRGNTHMQRAWQLFQEMVDKQVPLSIDAASKLILTFISLKQTEKVFAVVKKCSTLPLMLPSETLSAMIWSCGTKEDYIELATAMVCKHAETCDPGLDAETWNCLLYGCCNPHYKIVDHARRLYLFMNTFSIPLLPKVFNVLLCFLGKANLIKEALEVFHVIRENPEVDSNPRAYFEGVAAIFSALQKEEDLDGICNVAEFMVEKGFQVNAITLMKIATKYEMEKLYERMFSFFKKFFKGNLNPPYAVLRKMLSCLEEWSENTSASLEVYKTMRQLYPRPPEDESSTDNCNRPPFDDQRYIHQPTIPCRFFAKGNCLKGDRCLYLHAQEASHPMPPIFTETVTCSSYEVTNSLNTHPALVRADSSGEPSNAPKHSPLSSRHQPPPSVDMSQPPPPAFAAPPQHLPHLGGAVTHTTTSHLFGPSPFVPSFTAHLPRPVVSAEAFTPAFGVGATSLPQPIASKQLEPPPQPPKAGPFVLMKNNQSGFGFSRIGDRLGPLNNPASSSESSPTSPFTLIPQQSSLFATSSLGTDIGPRPESLQPWATRHSVDVARSTGPALASRGTHSAPVFPTNSDQGRFKFPTSTNVQFYKARIEKVAEEAEWEDLADIYSEMKAKKVPIEREMLFLFYRAFLMTGAKDVGDAFPVFVSVLDQVVNEDNESDASAGEVFDTNEQTLIGQLGVALMQECFGLQEFQDGYNILHTLHQYSINYSQYSANFIPNLPPLSPSSVAMLAVEICLSIQGPQYDSALEVLRGCNYALPAIGTTLTIREANIRQSLFEKLAAYYLHRERTDEVEELLSNIGDKNLFGLIHLKKINNNLIRCYLKLGELEKALTISKQMETDNLMRDGDVLRALITKLAGADRITAAMELFAVGCSQGLYPPFPEGAALWKATIWSDFHKFEAQIYLERHMQLLSSYVKKQRQESEMPYSDKHFQALRITIIDVHQQKGMKQENVIEVLSSEFNPPLSCGISDKPGEVIVNPRSLRRWFLANPLSSRNIETSLFSNAAETPTHRDVVASNREQGMVIHVGVSNEPQAVSKAPEVLQAEVEEVKKKVRNTISGLLTRYLRDKRISSREHLRTYGRELADEYMRSNTIEEIQRNKRETRERIQNFVARHFDTPDVSG from the exons ATGTTCCCCAAAAACCCCAATACCGACAAAG GGGAAGATTTGGAAAAGGTGAAAGTAAAGTCCTTAGATGAAATCATACGCGAAAGAAAACAGAAGGTCTTAGAAGCACAGCGATCCGACACAGCGTCCGAAACATGCAAAGAAAATGGAG AAAGTGACTCTGCATGTACAAGTGTAACAAGGTCAGGCTGTCAAGTAAGACTTTTTCCACTCACCATACCCATCAAAGCCTTACCATCTCGTCCAAAACAGATGGCACGAAGAGGGAGAGGCAAGACAATTGTTAGCTCACATAG CAGGCCGAGAGTAAACTCTGGAAGCTCTGACAGTGCTATGGAAACAGAAAATAGCAAACCATCCATTGACAACACTGTGTTAGATGGGTCTATAAAGAGAGAGTTGAAGAGAGAGGAAAATATCTCCTTTGAAGTTGATGAGGAGGCGCTACTCATGAGTGAATCTGAAGATGGTGGGGACAATATTGAAAGTTCTTCATTGTCTGGGACATCTGAGGTTGATTTTAGTGATGTGCCGCTGGGTGGTTCCCACAAAGAGGATATCCTGGATGAAGTTCTGTCTCTCCACCCTGATGATGATTCTATGTTTGATGATATGGAAGATGATGCTGAAAAGTCTGGCACCAAGCGTTTGAG tggGAGGCATTCAACTAGTAAAAGACACTCAAGGGAACCTTCAGATGCTAGGGAGTTAATTCAAGCGAGGCAGTCTAAACCCTCTGAACCACTCAAGATTAAATCTGAGGTGGACAAATCAAAAGAAGAGGAAGTTAAAGAGGAATCAAGAAACAGGACTGAGAGGGGCTCCAAAGTAAAAAGAGAGCCAGAATGGCTGAGAGATCAGCGGTCACCTGGTGAGAAGCGCTTCAAAATCCCAAAGAAACCACGAAATGCAAGAGTTGGCTTCAAGGGTGCCAGAGGGCGAGGGAGCTACCACAAAAGCCAAGAAAGAAGCATGTCAAATGACTTGCCAGACTTTTTCCAAAAGGAGGGATATAACACAAATGTAAAGTTAGAAAATCTCCAAAAATCAGCTACCAAGTTGTTGTCCTATCTACAAGAGCAGATAACAAACAATCCCATTGTTAAAGAAGGACTAAGTCCATTGCTGTTCCCCTCACACCCAACTGCAGGACTGCATGGTAACCCAGGTATTCTTGGTCCAGCACCAACCAGTATGTTGGCTATTCCAGGCAGTACCATGGGCCAGAGGGATTCTCATGAGGTACCTAGGGTTACACGATCAGGAGTTCATAACTCAAGAGTCTACCATGAGAGGAATGGACCATACTGTGACCCAGCTCATGTTAGACCTGTTGATCTCATGGAAAGAAGTAGCAAACCCTTGCCCCCTCATTCACTTGACAGGCTCAGACTTGAGCGGTCTTTAGGCATAGATCATTCAAAGAACCTTAAGCAGCATGGGAACTCTGATGTAAGCTTTTCAGGTCACTCTAGCCCTCGGGAGGGCAATTCATCCGGACATTCAAGCCCTCGGGATGGAATGGAGGTAGACAAGCCTGCAACCCTGAAGAGACAGAGTTCAAGGCAGAGAGAAACATgcagtaaagttaagaaattAGAGGCTAAATCTAAAACCCCAGATTGTCCTGAAGGCTACTGTTGGAGTCAGTTCCAAGTGGGATTGTGCTCATTTAAGTTTTGTAGACTAAAACACTTCCCTACAACTGAAGAACTGCAGAAG TATAAGGAGACTGGAGTTCTTGAAACAGAAAG TGCTGATCTCCCAAGTTGTGACGAGGCAGTGGCCCCTCCACAGAATGCTGAAGAACAGCAGTCAG GAATGTTTGACCCCAACATAATACAGGCTGCTTACAATGCCCTGGCAAAAAAGGCAGCAGAAGAGCTAGAAAACAAGAACTTGT CTAATGTCTGGACAATACTGGAGACCATGAGTCAGGTGGACTCGTCCCCACATCACGTGTTTCTAAAGCTTCTGCAGCAAACACTTGTTTCCTGTGCTGAGCTGCCTAGTGACCCTGAAGAAGTTGCTAAA GTCGCAGGCCAGGTCTTCGAGCTGATCGGAACTGTCCAGAGCAAGCACACTCGCCATGACTACACAACTTTTATCCATGTACTTTGTTGCACTGGAAAGATAACCAG GGCTTATGAGGTTCTAAAAGTGATGAAGGAAAATGGTATTGTTCCTACTCATGATGTCTTCATTGACCTGATTAGAGCTTCTCTGGAAGAACCTGACTT AGCTTTTGAACTGCTCAAAGAAGTGAAGGAACTAAAACTGTTTAGAACAAG TATTTGCAGTGAATTAATCCTGTTGAGTTGCCGTGGGAACACCCATATGCAAAGGGCATGGCAGCTGTTTCAAGAAATGGTTGACAAGCAGGTTCCCCTCAGCATAGATGCTGCTTCCAAGCTCATCTT gacATTCATCTCACTCAAACAGACTGAGAAAGTCTTTGCTGTTGTCAAAAAGTGCTCAACCCTTCCATTAATGTTGCCATCAGAGACCCTAAGTGCAATGATATGGAGCTGTGGCACGAAGGAGGATTACATAGAACTAGCAACTGCAATGGTATGCAAACATGCAGAGACCTGCGATCCAGGTTTAGATGCTGAG ACTTGGAACTGTTTGTTGTATGGTTGCTGTAATCCACATTACAAGATTGTGGATCATGCCCGGAGGCTGTATTTATTCATGAACACATTCTCCATCCCACTTCTGCCAAAG GTATTTAATGTTCTTCTATGTTTCCTGGGAAAAGCAAACCTAATCAAAGAAGCTCTTGAGGTGTTCCATGTCATCAGAGAAAACCCTGAAGTGGACTCCAACCCTAGAGCATATTTTGAAGGTGTGGCTGCAATATTCTCTGCTCTTCAGAAAGAAGAAGATCTCGATGGCATTTGCAATGTTGCTGAGTTTATGGTTGAAAAAGGGTTTCAG GTCAATGCGATTACACTGATGAAAATAGCCACCAAATATGAGATGGAAAAGCTTTACGAGAGGATGTTTTCATTCTTTAAAAAG TTTTTTAAGGGGAATCTTAATCCTCCCTATGCTGTACTGCGCAAAATGCTGAGCTGCCTTGAAGAATGGAGTGAAAACACATCAGCTTCTTTAGAAGTGTACAAGACGATGCGCCAACTCTACCCAAGGCCACCAGAAGATGAATCTTCTACTGACAACTGCAATAGACCACCTTTCGATGACCAGAG GTACATTCATCAGCCAACTATACCTTGTCGATTCTTTGCCAAGGGAAACTGCTTGAAAGGGGACAGATGTCTCTATCTTCATGCTCAGGAAGCCAGCCATCCCATGCCACCAATTTTCACTGAGACAG TGACATGTTCCTCATATGAGGTAACAAACTCACTCAACACTCACCCTGCACTGGTGAGAGCAGACAGCTCCGGAGAACCTTCAAACGCTCCTAAACACTCTCCACTTAGCAGCAGGCATCAGCCCCCACCAAGTGTTGATATGTCTCAACCACCACCGCCAGCTTTTGCTGCACCACCCCAGCACCTACCTCACCTAGGAGGGGCAGTGACTCATACCACAACATCACATCTGTTTGGGCCCTCGCCATTTGTACCATCATTTACTGCTCATTTACCCAGGCCTGTAGTTTCTGCTGAAGCATTCACACCTGCATTTGGTGTTGGTGCTACAAGTCTGCCTCAACCCATTGCATCAAAACAGCTAGAACCACCCCCACAGCCACCCAAAGCTGGTCCATTTGTCCTCATGAAAAATAATCAATCCGGATTTGGGTTCTCGAGAATTGGGGATCGACTGGGACCACTTAACAATCCAGCAAGCTCTTCAGAAAGCAGTCCCACATCACCATTCACACTTATACCACAACAGTCAAGCCTATTTGCTACATCATCTCTTGGAACAGATATTGGGCCACGCCCAGAAAGCCTACAACCATGGGCGACCAGACACAGTGTTGATGTAGCAAGATCTACAGGTCCTGCATTAGCTAGCAGAGGAACTCACTCAGCCCCAGTATTCCCCACCAACTCTGATCAGGGAAGGTTCAAGTTCCCCACCTCTACAAATGTGCAGTTCTACAAGGCTAGAATAGAG aaagtGGCAGAGGAAGCAGAATGGGAGGACCTGGCAGATATCTATTCAGAGATGAAAGCCAAGAAAGTCCCCATTGAGAGAGAAATGTTATTTCTCTTCTATAGAGCTTTCCTCATGACAGGTGCCAAGGATGTTGGTGATGCCTTCCCAGTATTTGTCAGTGTTCTTGACCAGGTTGTAAATGAGGACAATGAAAGTGATGCAAGCGCTGGGGAGGTTTTTGACACAAATGAGCAGACTTTGATAGGACAGCTCGGTGTTGCTCTGATGCAAGAATGCTTCGGTCTGCAAGAATTTCAGGACGGCTACAATATCCTCCACACTCTTCATCAATACTCGATCAACTATTCACAATACTCAG CAAATTTTATTCCTAATTTACCTCCGCTATCGCCTTCATCTGTGGCAATGCTTGCTGTTGAGATATGCTTAAGTATTCAAGGACCCCAGTATGACAGTGCTCTTGAAGTGTTACGAGGCTGCAATTATGCTCTTCCAGCAATTGGAACCACTTTGACAATCAGAGAAGCAAATATTAGGCAATCACTGTTTGAGAAACTTGCTGCTTACTACCTTCACCGTGAAAGAACTGATGAGGTTGAAGAACTGCTTAGCAATATTGGTGACAAAAATTTGTTTGGACTCATCCATCTTAAAAAGATTAACAATAACCTTATTCGTTGCTACTTGAAACTTGGAGAATTAGAAAAAGCTCTTACTATTTCCAAGCAAATGGAGACAGATAACCTTATGCGTGATGGAGATGTTCTAAGGGCATTGATTACAAAGCTAGCTGGGGCTGATCGCATTACAGCAGCCATGGAACTGTTTGCTGTTGGATGCTCTCAAGGGCTATACCCTCCTTTCCCAGAGGGCGCAGCCCTGTGGAAAGCAACCATTTGGTCAGATTTCCACAAATTTGAGGCTCAGATTTACTTAGAACGTCACATGCAACTGCTTAGTTCATATGTGAAGAAGCAGCGGCAGGAATCTGAAATGCCTTATAGTGACAAGCACTTTCAAGCACTGCGGATTACCATAATAGATGTACACCAACAGAAGGGAATGAAGCAGGAAAACGTTATCGAAGTGTTGAGTAGTGAGTTCAACCCTCCTTTGAGCTGCGGCATATCTGACAAACCAGGG GAGGTGATTGTGAACCCACGAAGCCTGAGACGTTGGTTTCTTGCCAATCCACTCTCCAGCCGTAACATTGAGACTTCATTGTTTTCCAATGCTGCCGAGACACCCACTCATAGAGATGTGGTGGCCTCTAATCGCGAGCAAGGTATGGTGATCCACGTAGGTGTCAGTAATGAACCCCAGGCTGTGTCAAAAGCTCCTGAAGTACTGCAGGCAGAGGTGGAAGAGGTAAAGAAAAAAGTGAGGAACACCATCTCTGGTCTGCTAACACGCTATCTCCGTGATAAAAGGATATCTAGTCGG GAGCACTTACGAACATATGGGCGGGAACTTGCTGACGAATATATGAGGAGCAACACTATTGAAGAAATCCAGAGAAACAAACGGGAGACGCGTGAACGTATTCAAAATTTCGTTGCAAGGCACTTTGATACCCCAGACGTTAGTGGTTGA
- the LOC5514676 gene encoding uncharacterized protein LOC5514676 isoform X3, with translation MFPKNPNTDKGEDLEKVKVKSLDEIIRERKQKVLEAQRSDTASETCKENGESDSACTSVTRSGCQVRLFPLTIPIKALPSRPKQMARRGRGKTIVSSHSRPRVNSGSSDSAMETENSKPSIDNTVLDGSIKRELKREENISFEVDEEALLMSESEDGGDNIESSSLSGTSEVDFSDVPLGGSHKEDILDEVLSLHPDDDSMFDDMEDDAEKSGTKRLSGRHSTSKRHSREPSDARELIQARQSKPSEPLKIKSEVDKSKEEEVKEESRNRTERGSKVKREPEWLRDQRSPGEKRFKIPKKPRNARVGFKGARGRGSYHKSQERSMSNDLPDFFQKEGYNTNVKLENLQKSATKLLSYLQEQITNNPIVKEGLSPLLFPSHPTAGLHGNPGILGPAPTSMLAIPGSTMGQRDSHEVPRVTRSGVHNSRVYHERNGPYCDPAHVRPVDLMERSSKPLPPHSLDRLRLERSLGIDHSKNLKQHGNSDVSFSGHSSPREGNSSGHSSPRDGMEVDKPATLKRQSSRQRETCSKVKKLEAKSKTPDCPEGYCWSQFQVGLCSFKFCRLKHFPTTEELQKYKETGVLETESADLPSCDEAVAPPQNAEEQQSGMFDPNIIQAAYNALAKKAAEELENKNLSNVWTILETMSQVDSSPHHVFLKLLQQTLVSCAELPSDPEEVAKVAGQVFELIGTVQSKHTRHDYTTFIHVLCCTGKITRAYEVLKVMKENGIVPTHDVFIDLIRASLEEPDLAFELLKEVKELKLFRTSICSELILLSCRGNTHMQRAWQLFQEMVDKQVPLSIDAASKLILTFISLKQTEKVFAVVKKCSTLPLMLPSETLSAMIWSCGTKEDYIELATAMVCKHAETCDPGLDAETWNCLLYGCCNPHYKIVDHARRLYLFMNTFSIPLLPKVFNVLLCFLGKANLIKEALEVFHVIRENPEVDSNPRAYFEGVAAIFSALQKEEDLDGICNVAEFMVEKGFQVNAITLMKIATKYEMEKLYERMFSFFKKFFKGNLNPPYAVLRKMLSCLEEWSENTSASLEVYKTMRQLYPRPPEDESSTDNCNRPPFDDQRYIHQPTIPCRFFAKGNCLKGDRCLYLHAQEASHPMPPIFTETVTCSSYEVTNSLNTHPALVRADSSGEPSNAPKHSPLSSRHQPPPSVDMSQPPPPAFAAPPQHLPHLGGAVTHTTTSHLFGPSPFVPSFTAHLPRPVVSAEAFTPAFGVGATSLPQPIASKQLEPPPQPPKAGPFVLMKNNQSGFGFSRIGDRLGPLNNPASSSESSPTSPFTLIPQQSSLFATSSLGTDIGPRPESLQPWATRHSVDVARSTGPALASRGTHSAPVFPTNSDQGRFKFPTSTNVQFYKARIEKVAEEAEWEDLADIYSEMKAKKVPIEREMLFLFYRAFLMTGAKDVGDAFPVFVSVLDQVVNEDNESDASAGEVFDTNEQTLIGQLGVALMQECFGLQEFQDGYNILHTLHQYSINYSQYSANFIPNLPPLSPSSVAMLAVEICLSIQGPQYDSALEVLRGCNYALPAIGTTLTIREANIRQSLFEKLAAYYLHRERTDEVEELLSNIGDKNLFGLIHLKKINNNLIRCYLKLGELEKALTISKQMETDNLMRDGDVLRALITKLAGADRITAAMELFAVGCSQGLYPPFPEGAALWKATIWSDFHKFEAQIYLERHMQLLSSYVKKQRQESEMPYSDKHFQALRITIIDVHQQKGMKQENVIEVLSSEFNPPLSCGISDKPGEVIVNPRSLRRWFLANPLSSRNIETSLFSNAAETPTHRDVVASNREQGALTNIWAGTC, from the exons ATGTTCCCCAAAAACCCCAATACCGACAAAG GGGAAGATTTGGAAAAGGTGAAAGTAAAGTCCTTAGATGAAATCATACGCGAAAGAAAACAGAAGGTCTTAGAAGCACAGCGATCCGACACAGCGTCCGAAACATGCAAAGAAAATGGAG AAAGTGACTCTGCATGTACAAGTGTAACAAGGTCAGGCTGTCAAGTAAGACTTTTTCCACTCACCATACCCATCAAAGCCTTACCATCTCGTCCAAAACAGATGGCACGAAGAGGGAGAGGCAAGACAATTGTTAGCTCACATAG CAGGCCGAGAGTAAACTCTGGAAGCTCTGACAGTGCTATGGAAACAGAAAATAGCAAACCATCCATTGACAACACTGTGTTAGATGGGTCTATAAAGAGAGAGTTGAAGAGAGAGGAAAATATCTCCTTTGAAGTTGATGAGGAGGCGCTACTCATGAGTGAATCTGAAGATGGTGGGGACAATATTGAAAGTTCTTCATTGTCTGGGACATCTGAGGTTGATTTTAGTGATGTGCCGCTGGGTGGTTCCCACAAAGAGGATATCCTGGATGAAGTTCTGTCTCTCCACCCTGATGATGATTCTATGTTTGATGATATGGAAGATGATGCTGAAAAGTCTGGCACCAAGCGTTTGAG tggGAGGCATTCAACTAGTAAAAGACACTCAAGGGAACCTTCAGATGCTAGGGAGTTAATTCAAGCGAGGCAGTCTAAACCCTCTGAACCACTCAAGATTAAATCTGAGGTGGACAAATCAAAAGAAGAGGAAGTTAAAGAGGAATCAAGAAACAGGACTGAGAGGGGCTCCAAAGTAAAAAGAGAGCCAGAATGGCTGAGAGATCAGCGGTCACCTGGTGAGAAGCGCTTCAAAATCCCAAAGAAACCACGAAATGCAAGAGTTGGCTTCAAGGGTGCCAGAGGGCGAGGGAGCTACCACAAAAGCCAAGAAAGAAGCATGTCAAATGACTTGCCAGACTTTTTCCAAAAGGAGGGATATAACACAAATGTAAAGTTAGAAAATCTCCAAAAATCAGCTACCAAGTTGTTGTCCTATCTACAAGAGCAGATAACAAACAATCCCATTGTTAAAGAAGGACTAAGTCCATTGCTGTTCCCCTCACACCCAACTGCAGGACTGCATGGTAACCCAGGTATTCTTGGTCCAGCACCAACCAGTATGTTGGCTATTCCAGGCAGTACCATGGGCCAGAGGGATTCTCATGAGGTACCTAGGGTTACACGATCAGGAGTTCATAACTCAAGAGTCTACCATGAGAGGAATGGACCATACTGTGACCCAGCTCATGTTAGACCTGTTGATCTCATGGAAAGAAGTAGCAAACCCTTGCCCCCTCATTCACTTGACAGGCTCAGACTTGAGCGGTCTTTAGGCATAGATCATTCAAAGAACCTTAAGCAGCATGGGAACTCTGATGTAAGCTTTTCAGGTCACTCTAGCCCTCGGGAGGGCAATTCATCCGGACATTCAAGCCCTCGGGATGGAATGGAGGTAGACAAGCCTGCAACCCTGAAGAGACAGAGTTCAAGGCAGAGAGAAACATgcagtaaagttaagaaattAGAGGCTAAATCTAAAACCCCAGATTGTCCTGAAGGCTACTGTTGGAGTCAGTTCCAAGTGGGATTGTGCTCATTTAAGTTTTGTAGACTAAAACACTTCCCTACAACTGAAGAACTGCAGAAG TATAAGGAGACTGGAGTTCTTGAAACAGAAAG TGCTGATCTCCCAAGTTGTGACGAGGCAGTGGCCCCTCCACAGAATGCTGAAGAACAGCAGTCAG GAATGTTTGACCCCAACATAATACAGGCTGCTTACAATGCCCTGGCAAAAAAGGCAGCAGAAGAGCTAGAAAACAAGAACTTGT CTAATGTCTGGACAATACTGGAGACCATGAGTCAGGTGGACTCGTCCCCACATCACGTGTTTCTAAAGCTTCTGCAGCAAACACTTGTTTCCTGTGCTGAGCTGCCTAGTGACCCTGAAGAAGTTGCTAAA GTCGCAGGCCAGGTCTTCGAGCTGATCGGAACTGTCCAGAGCAAGCACACTCGCCATGACTACACAACTTTTATCCATGTACTTTGTTGCACTGGAAAGATAACCAG GGCTTATGAGGTTCTAAAAGTGATGAAGGAAAATGGTATTGTTCCTACTCATGATGTCTTCATTGACCTGATTAGAGCTTCTCTGGAAGAACCTGACTT AGCTTTTGAACTGCTCAAAGAAGTGAAGGAACTAAAACTGTTTAGAACAAG TATTTGCAGTGAATTAATCCTGTTGAGTTGCCGTGGGAACACCCATATGCAAAGGGCATGGCAGCTGTTTCAAGAAATGGTTGACAAGCAGGTTCCCCTCAGCATAGATGCTGCTTCCAAGCTCATCTT gacATTCATCTCACTCAAACAGACTGAGAAAGTCTTTGCTGTTGTCAAAAAGTGCTCAACCCTTCCATTAATGTTGCCATCAGAGACCCTAAGTGCAATGATATGGAGCTGTGGCACGAAGGAGGATTACATAGAACTAGCAACTGCAATGGTATGCAAACATGCAGAGACCTGCGATCCAGGTTTAGATGCTGAG ACTTGGAACTGTTTGTTGTATGGTTGCTGTAATCCACATTACAAGATTGTGGATCATGCCCGGAGGCTGTATTTATTCATGAACACATTCTCCATCCCACTTCTGCCAAAG GTATTTAATGTTCTTCTATGTTTCCTGGGAAAAGCAAACCTAATCAAAGAAGCTCTTGAGGTGTTCCATGTCATCAGAGAAAACCCTGAAGTGGACTCCAACCCTAGAGCATATTTTGAAGGTGTGGCTGCAATATTCTCTGCTCTTCAGAAAGAAGAAGATCTCGATGGCATTTGCAATGTTGCTGAGTTTATGGTTGAAAAAGGGTTTCAG GTCAATGCGATTACACTGATGAAAATAGCCACCAAATATGAGATGGAAAAGCTTTACGAGAGGATGTTTTCATTCTTTAAAAAG TTTTTTAAGGGGAATCTTAATCCTCCCTATGCTGTACTGCGCAAAATGCTGAGCTGCCTTGAAGAATGGAGTGAAAACACATCAGCTTCTTTAGAAGTGTACAAGACGATGCGCCAACTCTACCCAAGGCCACCAGAAGATGAATCTTCTACTGACAACTGCAATAGACCACCTTTCGATGACCAGAG GTACATTCATCAGCCAACTATACCTTGTCGATTCTTTGCCAAGGGAAACTGCTTGAAAGGGGACAGATGTCTCTATCTTCATGCTCAGGAAGCCAGCCATCCCATGCCACCAATTTTCACTGAGACAG TGACATGTTCCTCATATGAGGTAACAAACTCACTCAACACTCACCCTGCACTGGTGAGAGCAGACAGCTCCGGAGAACCTTCAAACGCTCCTAAACACTCTCCACTTAGCAGCAGGCATCAGCCCCCACCAAGTGTTGATATGTCTCAACCACCACCGCCAGCTTTTGCTGCACCACCCCAGCACCTACCTCACCTAGGAGGGGCAGTGACTCATACCACAACATCACATCTGTTTGGGCCCTCGCCATTTGTACCATCATTTACTGCTCATTTACCCAGGCCTGTAGTTTCTGCTGAAGCATTCACACCTGCATTTGGTGTTGGTGCTACAAGTCTGCCTCAACCCATTGCATCAAAACAGCTAGAACCACCCCCACAGCCACCCAAAGCTGGTCCATTTGTCCTCATGAAAAATAATCAATCCGGATTTGGGTTCTCGAGAATTGGGGATCGACTGGGACCACTTAACAATCCAGCAAGCTCTTCAGAAAGCAGTCCCACATCACCATTCACACTTATACCACAACAGTCAAGCCTATTTGCTACATCATCTCTTGGAACAGATATTGGGCCACGCCCAGAAAGCCTACAACCATGGGCGACCAGACACAGTGTTGATGTAGCAAGATCTACAGGTCCTGCATTAGCTAGCAGAGGAACTCACTCAGCCCCAGTATTCCCCACCAACTCTGATCAGGGAAGGTTCAAGTTCCCCACCTCTACAAATGTGCAGTTCTACAAGGCTAGAATAGAG aaagtGGCAGAGGAAGCAGAATGGGAGGACCTGGCAGATATCTATTCAGAGATGAAAGCCAAGAAAGTCCCCATTGAGAGAGAAATGTTATTTCTCTTCTATAGAGCTTTCCTCATGACAGGTGCCAAGGATGTTGGTGATGCCTTCCCAGTATTTGTCAGTGTTCTTGACCAGGTTGTAAATGAGGACAATGAAAGTGATGCAAGCGCTGGGGAGGTTTTTGACACAAATGAGCAGACTTTGATAGGACAGCTCGGTGTTGCTCTGATGCAAGAATGCTTCGGTCTGCAAGAATTTCAGGACGGCTACAATATCCTCCACACTCTTCATCAATACTCGATCAACTATTCACAATACTCAG CAAATTTTATTCCTAATTTACCTCCGCTATCGCCTTCATCTGTGGCAATGCTTGCTGTTGAGATATGCTTAAGTATTCAAGGACCCCAGTATGACAGTGCTCTTGAAGTGTTACGAGGCTGCAATTATGCTCTTCCAGCAATTGGAACCACTTTGACAATCAGAGAAGCAAATATTAGGCAATCACTGTTTGAGAAACTTGCTGCTTACTACCTTCACCGTGAAAGAACTGATGAGGTTGAAGAACTGCTTAGCAATATTGGTGACAAAAATTTGTTTGGACTCATCCATCTTAAAAAGATTAACAATAACCTTATTCGTTGCTACTTGAAACTTGGAGAATTAGAAAAAGCTCTTACTATTTCCAAGCAAATGGAGACAGATAACCTTATGCGTGATGGAGATGTTCTAAGGGCATTGATTACAAAGCTAGCTGGGGCTGATCGCATTACAGCAGCCATGGAACTGTTTGCTGTTGGATGCTCTCAAGGGCTATACCCTCCTTTCCCAGAGGGCGCAGCCCTGTGGAAAGCAACCATTTGGTCAGATTTCCACAAATTTGAGGCTCAGATTTACTTAGAACGTCACATGCAACTGCTTAGTTCATATGTGAAGAAGCAGCGGCAGGAATCTGAAATGCCTTATAGTGACAAGCACTTTCAAGCACTGCGGATTACCATAATAGATGTACACCAACAGAAGGGAATGAAGCAGGAAAACGTTATCGAAGTGTTGAGTAGTGAGTTCAACCCTCCTTTGAGCTGCGGCATATCTGACAAACCAGGG GAGGTGATTGTGAACCCACGAAGCCTGAGACGTTGGTTTCTTGCCAATCCACTCTCCAGCCGTAACATTGAGACTTCATTGTTTTCCAATGCTGCCGAGACACCCACTCATAGAGATGTGGTGGCCTCTAATCGCGAGCAAG GAGCACTTACGAACATATGGGCGGGAACTTGCTGA